The DNA window TATTAATTACTATTTAACGGTCTGTTTTATAAACACATGACGATGGATAATCACCACCACAACACGCCTGCCCAGGCTGCTCACACCGCTGAAAGTGGCCTGGCCACGCCGCCTTGCTACGACAGTGCGCAACTGCTCGATGCCGATGGCGTGGCGATCATCATCCATCAGGGCCAGCGCTATCAGTTACGACAGACCAAAGCCGGGAAATTGATCCTGACCAAATAATTCCCATCCCTTAACGCCAGCCACCCAGATCCTTTTTGATCCAGGCAGCCAGCAAATCTATTGATATGTTTAAAACATACGGAGAGTTGCGACATGCCTCTGATCTATTCCACCCGGCTGCGTTTATCCGCATTGAGTCTGGCGATTGCCTGTACTCTGCCGACGGTGACTTTTGCACAAACCAGCGAAACCCCTTCTTCTTCCTCGGCGACGGCACCGGTTAAAAAGGACAAAGCCAGCGACGAAACCATGACGGTAGCCGCCACCGGCAATGCGCGCAGCAGTTTTGAAGCACCGATGATGGTCACGGTGATCGAGGCCGATACGCCGCAAAGCCAAACCGCCACCAGCGCCGGCGATATGCTGCGCCGCGTGCCGGGCATTACCGTCAATGGCACCGGTCGCAGTAATGGCCAGGACGTTTTCATGCGTGGCTACGGTAAAAATGGCGTGCTGACGCTGGTGGATGGCATCCGTCAGGGCACCGATACCGGCCACCTTGGCGCCACCTTCCTCGATCCGGCACTGGTGAAACGCATCGAAGTCGTGCGCGGCCCTTCCGCCCTGCTGTATGGCAGCGGCGCACTGGGCGGCGTTATCGCTTATGAAACCGTAGATGCCGCCGATCTGCTGTTGCCCGGCCATAATAGTGGCTACCGGGTGTATGGCACCGCCGGCAGCGGCGACCACAGCCTCGGCATGGGGGCCAGCACCTACGGCAGAACCGACAATCTCGACGGCCTGCTGTCATTTGGCACCCGCGACGTCGGCAATCTGCGTCAGGGCAACGGCTTCGATGCACCCAATGATGAAACCATCAGTAATCTGCTGGCCAAGGGGACCTGGACGCTCGATGAGAATCAGTCATTGAGCGGCGACCTGCGCTATTACAACAACCGGGCGCAAGAGCCGAAAAACCCGCAGGAATCGGCCAGCAGCAGCGGTAACCTGATGACCGACCGCTCGACCATTCAACGCGACGGCCAGCTTGGCTACAAACTGAAGCCTGTGGGTCAGGATTGGCTCGACGCCGAAGCCAAAATCTATTACTCCGAAGTGGAGATCAACGCCCACACCAACGGCAGTGAAGATGAAGCGCGCAAGCAAACCACTCGCGGTGCCAAACTCGAAAACCGCAGCCGTTTGTTTGCCGATACCTTCGCCTCTCACTTATTGACCTACGGCAGCGAAGCTTACAAGCAGGAGCAAACACCGGGTGGCGCGACAGAAAGCTTCCCACAGGCGAAAATCAACTTTGCTTCCGGCTGGTTGCAGGACGAAATTACCCTGCGCGACCTGCCGGTCACCCTGCTTGCCGGGACGCGTTACGATAACTACAAGGGTTCCAGTGACGGTTACGCCGATGTTGACGCCGACAAGTGGTCATCGCGCGGTGCCGTTACAGTGACGCCAACCGACTGGTTAATGCTGTTCGGTTCTTATTCGCAGGCTTTCCGCGCCCCGACCATGGGAGAAATGTACAACGATTCCAAGCACTTCTCTATCCCCATGGGCCCGACCACCATTACCAACAACTGGGTGCCTAACCCGAACCTGAAGCCGGAAACCAATGCCACCCAGGAATACGGTTTCGGGCTACGCTTTGACGATTTGCTACGGGCTGATGACAGCCTGCAATTCAAAGCCAGCTACTTTGATACCAAAGCCCGCGACTACATCACCACGGATGTCACCATGGAGCTGGGTCGTGGCCCTCGTGGCCCTTATTGCATCAGCTGCACCACTTTCTCGACCAATATCGACCGTGCAAAAATTTGGGGCTGGGACGCAACGCTGAGCTATAAAACCGCCATTTTTGGCTGGGACCTGGCGTACAACCGCACTCGTGGCAAGAACGAAAGCAGCGGCGAATGGCTAAACAGCATCAATCCGGACACGGTAACCAGCACGCTGGATATTCCACTGGGTGAAACCGGCCTGTCCACCGGCTGGGTGGCCACTGTGGCCCAACGAGCCACCCGCGTAGAAACCGGCACCGCAGAACAAGGCGGCTACGGCGTCAACGATTTTTACCTGAGCTATAAAGGCCGCGAACGCCTGCAGGGCGTGACCACCACGGTGGTGCTGGGCAACGCCTTTGATAAAGAATATTACTCGCCACAGGGCATACCGCAGGACGGGCGTAATGCCAAACTGCTGGTCAGCTATCAGTGGTAACGTTTTAAATCCGGCGGGCATGAAGATTGCCCGCCGCTTGATTCACACACAGGAGAACCCGCAATGAGCAATACCCTATATGCACGCTACCAGCAGGCAAAAATTGATAACCCAGGCAAATATGCGCGTGACCTGGCTGAAATTCTTGGCGTCAGCGAAGCGGAGCTGACCCACGTCCGCGTCGGTCAGGACACCCGTCGTCTGCAGGCCGATGCCCGTACCCTGCTGACCGAACTCGAACAGGTAGGCGTCACCAAATCCATTACCCGTAATAGCTACGCGGTGCATGAGCAAATGGGTCGTTATCGCAACCAGCACCTGAACGGTCATGCCGGGTTGATCCTCAATCCGCGTGAGCTGGATCTGCGTCTGTTCCTCAACCAGTGGGCCAGCGCTTTCGCCATGAGCGAAACCAACAAGCGCGGCGTACGCCACAGCATTCAGTTCTTCGATCATCAGGGCGACGCACTGCATAAGGTTTACACCACCGATGAAACCGATCTCCCAGCCTGGATGGCGTTGGTTGAACGCCACCTGAATGCGGAAAACCCGACGCTGGAACTGCAACCGGCAGACGCCACGGTCAGTAACGCCTCGCCAGATGCCGACAAAATTGACCAGGAATGGCGTGCAATGACCGACGTTCACCAGTTCTTCCAGTTGTTGAGCCGCAACAAACTGACCCGCCAGCAAGCCTTCAGCGCCGTCGGTAACGATTTGGCCTATCGGGTCGATAACAGCGCCCTGAGCCAATTGCTTAACGCCGCGATGGGCCTGCAGAACGAAATCATGATTTTTGTCGGCAACCGTGGCTGCGTGCAGATCTTTACCGGTCAGATTGAACGCCTGATGCCGCAGGAAGGCTGGATTAACGTGTTCAATCGCCGCTTCACCCTGCACCTGATCGAAGATGCAATCGCCGAAAGCTGGATCACCCGCAAGCCCACCAAAGACGGCTTCGTCACCAGTCTGGAACTGTTTGCCGCCGACGGCACGCAGATAGCTCAACTTTACGGCCAGCGTACCGAAGGCCAGCCGGAGCAAACTCAGTGGCGTGAGCAGGTTGCCGCGCTTGAACCCAAGGACGTTGCCGCATGATACCTTCATTGACCCGTCGTCTGGCGCTGTGCATTGCGCTGGCGTTGCCGTTCACCGCTGCGGCGGCGGAACGTATTGTCTCGATAGGCGGTGACGTCACCGAAATTGCCTTCGCCCTGGGCGCGGGCGATGAAGTGATAGCGCGAGACAGCACCAGCCTGCAGCCGGAAACCGTTAAAAAACTGCCGGACGTCGGTTACATGCGCCAGCTTAATGCCGAAGGTATTTTGGCGCTGAAACCCACGCTGGTGCTGACCACCGAATTGGCCGAGCCGGCGCTGGTGCTCAAACAGCTGGAAGAGAGTGGCGTTAAAGTGGTGCGCATTCCCGGCGATACCACCTTGCAAAGCGTGCCGGAAAAAATCGCTGTGATCGCCAGTGCGCTTCAGCGCACCGAGCAGGGCAAGCAGTTGAGCACCCGTTACCAGCAGCAATTGGCGGCGGTGAAAACCGATGCGTTGCCGGTCAGGGTGTTGTTCGTCATGAGCCACGGCGGTATTACGCCCATGGCCGCCGGGCAACACACGGCCGCCGACGCGGTCATCACCGCTGCGGGTCTGAAAAACGCCATGCAAGGATTCAGCCGCTATCGCCCGCTTTCGCAGGAAGGCGTGATAGCCAGCGCGCCGGATTTGCTGCTGGTCACCACCGACGGCGTAAAAACGCTCGGCGGCGAACAGGAGCTGTGGAAATTGCCTGGCATGGCACTCACCCCGGCGGGCAAACAGCATCGCATACTGGTGGTTGACGATATGGCGCTGCTGGGCTTCGGGCTGGAAACGCCCGCCGCGCTGGCCAAGCTGCGTCATGCGGCGGAGCAAAAGTAATGCGCTGCCGTACCTCTCCCCGCCTGGCGATGACCAGCCTGCTGGTACTGTTGGCACTATTGGCTTTGGGCGCGGCCAATATGGGGGCGCTGACGCTGTCATTCCGCACCCTGTGGCAACAGCCGTTCAGCGACACCTCCTGGCATATCTGGCTGAATATCCGTTTGCCGCGTGTGCTGCTGGCGGTAGTGATAGGTTGCGCGTTGGCGGTGTCCGGCGCCGTGATGCAGGGATTGTTCCGTAATCCCTTGGCCGATCCCAGCCTGTTGGGGATCAGTAGCGGCGGCGCGCTGTTTGTCGCGCTGATTATCGTTATGCCGCTGGCCCTGCCGCCGGTGATTGCCCTGTATGGCCACATGCTGGCGGCATTTCTCGGCAGCATGCTGGTATCGCTGTTGATTTACGGCATCAGCCGCAGCGGCCACGGCAGCCTGTCGCGCCTGTTGCTGGCGGGTATCGCCATTAACGCCCTGTGCATGGCAGCGATTGGCGTGCTGTCTTACCTCAGTAATGACCAGCAACTGCGCCAGTTTTCACTGTGGATGATGGGCAGCCTGAGCCAGTCACAATGGCCCACCCTGGCCGTTTCCGCCTCGCTGATCCTGCCGACCATCCTGCTGACACTCTTACAGGCGCGCCGCCTGAATCTGCTGCAACTGGGAGATGAGGAGGCGCATTACCTCGGTGTGAATGTTCAGCGTGCCAAGTTACAGCTGCTGTTGTTGAGCGCATTACTGATAGGCGCAGCGGTAGCGATGAGTGGCGTGATTGGTTTTATCGGTCTGGTGGTGCCGCATCTGGTGCGCATGCGCCTCGGCGGCGACCACCGCTGGCTGCTGCCCTGTTCTGCACTGGGGGGAGCCTGCCTGCTGTTGGTCAGCGATACGCTGGCACGCACGCTGGTGGCTCCGGCAGAAATGCCGGTCGGTTTGATGACCAGCCTGATCGGCGGGCCTTATTTCTTATGGCTGGTGATGCGCCAGCGGGAGCGCGTGGGTGGATAACACAGCAAGCCTGACGGCGCAGCAGTTACGTTACAGCCTGGGTTCACGGCGGCTGATCAACGATGTCTCACTGAGTATCAATAGCGGCGAAATGGTGGCAATTATCGGGCCGAACGGCGCGGGTAAGTCGACGTTACTGCGCCTGTTAACCGGTTATCTGGCCCCAGGCTGTGGCGAATGTCAGTTGCTCGGGCGCCCGCTGGAACAGTGGCAACCACAGCAGTTGGCGAAAGTGCGCGCGGTAATGCGTCAACATAGCGATCTGGCCTTCCCCTTTACCGTAGAGGAAGTGGTCAGTATGGGCCGTGCCCCCCACGGCAAACGCGACGCACAACGGGCGGTACAACAGGTAATGGCGCAAACCGACTGTCTCGAATTGGCCCAGCGCGATTATCGCCAGCTCTCCGGCGGTGAACAGCAACGAGTGCAACTCGCCCGCGTGCTGGCGCAGCTTTGGCAACCGCAGCCAACGCCGGCCTGGCTGTTTCTGGACGAACCGACCTCGGCGCTGGATCTCTACCACCAGCAACATACGCTCAGACTGCTGCGTACGCTGACGCGGCAACAGCCGATTGCGGTGTGCTGCGTATTGCACGATCTCAATCTCGCGGCCTTGTATGCGGATCGTATTTTATTGATGCATCAGGGGCAATTGGTCGCGACGGGCACGCCGCAGGAAGTGTTGCAGGCAGAGATCCTCACCCGCTGGTATCAGGCAGATTTGGGCGTGGTTCATCACCCGGAAGTGGCGTTGCCACAGGTCTATTTGCGTCAGTAGTTTCTTTACCGGGCGCGCTGTACCGCGCCCGTCATCTTTCTTCGTCAATCAGCTAGAACAAGAAATTTCCAGATGTTTGCCCCAATCCGGCGGCAACGCGGCGAGATCGTCATACTCCGGGTTATCCGCGAATGGCGCCAGTAACGCCTGATGCAAACGCGCCAGCTTACTGACATCATCTTGTTCGGCACTTTCAATCGCCTGTTGCGCCAGATAGTTGCGCAGGATTAGCTTCGGATTCACTGCCTTCATCGCCTGCTGGCGCTGCGCGTCACTTATCTGTTCTTGCTGCAGGCGCTGGCGGTACTGCTGATACCAGCCATCGAATGCGGCGCGATCGATAAATTCATCTCGCAGCGGCGACTGCGCCTGCTGCTGCTCCGTCTGGCTTAGCAAGCGGAATGTCCGGCTATAGTCCCGGCCCTCTTGCGCCATCAGACTCAACAACCCGGTCAGCAAATCATTATCCTGCTGCGACTGGGTGAAAAAGCCGAGCTTGGCTCTCATCTGTTCCCCATAGGCACGCATCAGGGCCGGTTCATAGGCCGCCAGCGCATTTTGCAACTGCTCAGTGCTCATCAGCCCGGACAAGGTTTGTGCCAGGCGGTGAAGATTCCACAGCGCCACCGCCGGTTGGTTATCATAGGCATAACGCCCCTGATGATCGGAATGGTTACAGATATAGTCGGGCTTATAATCGTCAAGGAAGCCGTAGGGACCATAGTCGATGGTGATACCCAAAATCGACATGTTATCGGTGTTCATCACGCCGTGAGCAAAACCGACGGTTTGCCAATGGGCGATGAGCCGGGCGGTGCGTTCGACCACATCGGTAAACCACAGCAGATAGCCATCGCTCTGATCTTTAAACTGCGGCCAGTGGCGGGCAATCACAAAATCAGCCAACTGCTGCACCTGCTCCGGCTGCTTACGGTAATAAAAATGTTCGAAATGGCCGAAACGCACGTGGCTTTCCGCTACGCGTAGCAGCATCGCCCCACGTTCAGCCTGTTCGCGATAGACGGGCTGATCGCTGGTCACAATGGTCAACGCACGCGTGGTTGGAATGCCCAGATGATGCAACGCCTCGGAAGCCAGGAACTCACGGATCACCGAGCGCAGCACCGCACGGCCGTCGCCCATACGTGAATACGGCGTCAGCCCGGCCCCTTTCAGATGCCAGTCCATGCTGCTACCATCCGCCAGCCGCTGTTCACCCAGCAAAATGCCGCGACCATCACCCAATTGCCCGGCCCAGACGCCGAACTGATGGCCGCTGTACACCTGTGCCAGCGGCTGCATACCCGGCAGCAGCGTTTCTCCCGCCCAAATAGGGGTTTTATCCTGGGTAAACCAGCTTTCGTCCAGCCCCAGCTCACGCGCCAGTGGCTCGCTGTGATACAGCAGGCGAGTCCCCGTTAACGGCGTGGGGTTCAATTCGGTATAAAAACCGGCTAATTGTTGTTGGTAAGCATTTTCAAACTGCGGCATAGGCCCTCCGTTCCACCTAGTGTAGAGCCTGGGCGTGGGGATTAACACGGAAGAAATGCAGGGAGAACGCATCTGCCTGATACCAGGACAGATGCGAGGGGATTGGCTTTTATGTATACCGATACGGCTTAAAAGCCTTTTTGCGCTGATGAATAAAATACTTTATCAGCGAGAGAATGATAATGAATAACAGTACCGGGATAGCAGCCAACTTCATCCCGACCATTATTGGAACCATTGTGTGTGTAGTACTCTCAATTATTGTTTTTGAACTCATCGGGCGTTACCCGTAACGCCGCCAAATTATCCACACCAACGCTGGGCCATAAAAAACCTTGCAGGCCAAAAACACCGGCGTGTCTGAGCTTATTAAAATACTCCTCCCTCTCTATTCCTTCGACGATGACTCCCTTGCACAGCAGATTGATATTCTTTAATAGCGAATCAATGACCACGTCATAACCCTGGTGGGTAAACAGCTGCCAGTAAAATCGCTTATCGATTTTCACGTAGTCGAATAGACCATCATACAATGCGGTCAGAGTTGCCTGACCAGAACCAAAGTCGTCCAACCACAGTGAGAATTTCTCACTAAGCCGACGAATTTTTTCATTGTTTTTCCCCGCCGAAAGATTCGGAAAACCCTCGCTGATTTCAAAGGCGATAAATGACCATTGTCTGATCCGTTCGCACAATTGATCGTCAGCAAGAATCAAATCGACCAGGATTTCTTCGACGTCAAGCGTCAACAATACATCGTTTTCGACA is part of the Serratia quinivorans genome and encodes:
- the hmuV_2 gene encoding Hemin import ATP-binding protein HmuV, with translation MDNTASLTAQQLRYSLGSRRLINDVSLSINSGEMVAIIGPNGAGKSTLLRLLTGYLAPGCGECQLLGRPLEQWQPQQLAKVRAVMRQHSDLAFPFTVEEVVSMGRAPHGKRDAQRAVQQVMAQTDCLELAQRDYRQLSGGEQQRVQLARVLAQLWQPQPTPAWLFLDEPTSALDLYHQQHTLRLLRTLTRQQPIAVCCVLHDLNLAALYADRILLMHQGQLVATGTPQEVLQAEILTRWYQADLGVVHHPEVALPQVYLRQ
- the hmuT gene encoding Hemin-binding periplasmic protein hmuT precursor, with translation MIPSLTRRLALCIALALPFTAAAAERIVSIGGDVTEIAFALGAGDEVIARDSTSLQPETVKKLPDVGYMRQLNAEGILALKPTLVLTTELAEPALVLKQLEESGVKVVRIPGDTTLQSVPEKIAVIASALQRTEQGKQLSTRYQQQLAAVKTDALPVRVLFVMSHGGITPMAAGQHTAADAVITAAGLKNAMQGFSRYRPLSQEGVIASAPDLLLVTTDGVKTLGGEQELWKLPGMALTPAGKQHRILVVDDMALLGFGLETPAALAKLRHAAEQK
- a CDS encoding Uncharacterized conserved protein: MPQFENAYQQQLAGFYTELNPTPLTGTRLLYHSEPLARELGLDESWFTQDKTPIWAGETLLPGMQPLAQVYSGHQFGVWAGQLGDGRGILLGEQRLADGSSMDWHLKGAGLTPYSRMGDGRAVLRSVIREFLASEALHHLGIPTTRALTIVTSDQPVYREQAERGAMLLRVAESHVRFGHFEHFYYRKQPEQVQQLADFVIARHWPQFKDQSDGYLLWFTDVVERTARLIAHWQTVGFAHGVMNTDNMSILGITIDYGPYGFLDDYKPDYICNHSDHQGRYAYDNQPAVALWNLHRLAQTLSGLMSTEQLQNALAAYEPALMRAYGEQMRAKLGFFTQSQQDNDLLTGLLSLMAQEGRDYSRTFRLLSQTEQQQAQSPLRDEFIDRAAFDGWYQQYRQRLQQEQISDAQRQQAMKAVNPKLILRNYLAQQAIESAEQDDVSKLARLHQALLAPFADNPEYDDLAALPPDWGKHLEISCSS
- the hxuC gene encoding Heme/hemopexin utilization protein C precursor, which gives rise to MPLIYSTRLRLSALSLAIACTLPTVTFAQTSETPSSSSATAPVKKDKASDETMTVAATGNARSSFEAPMMVTVIEADTPQSQTATSAGDMLRRVPGITVNGTGRSNGQDVFMRGYGKNGVLTLVDGIRQGTDTGHLGATFLDPALVKRIEVVRGPSALLYGSGALGGVIAYETVDAADLLLPGHNSGYRVYGTAGSGDHSLGMGASTYGRTDNLDGLLSFGTRDVGNLRQGNGFDAPNDETISNLLAKGTWTLDENQSLSGDLRYYNNRAQEPKNPQESASSSGNLMTDRSTIQRDGQLGYKLKPVGQDWLDAEAKIYYSEVEINAHTNGSEDEARKQTTRGAKLENRSRLFADTFASHLLTYGSEAYKQEQTPGGATESFPQAKINFASGWLQDEITLRDLPVTLLAGTRYDNYKGSSDGYADVDADKWSSRGAVTVTPTDWLMLFGSYSQAFRAPTMGEMYNDSKHFSIPMGPTTITNNWVPNPNLKPETNATQEYGFGLRFDDLLRADDSLQFKASYFDTKARDYITTDVTMELGRGPRGPYCISCTTFSTNIDRAKIWGWDATLSYKTAIFGWDLAYNRTRGKNESSGEWLNSINPDTVTSTLDIPLGETGLSTGWVATVAQRATRVETGTAEQGGYGVNDFYLSYKGRERLQGVTTTVVLGNAFDKEYYSPQGIPQDGRNAKLLVSYQW
- the hemS gene encoding Hemin transport protein hemS; translation: MSNTLYARYQQAKIDNPGKYARDLAEILGVSEAELTHVRVGQDTRRLQADARTLLTELEQVGVTKSITRNSYAVHEQMGRYRNQHLNGHAGLILNPRELDLRLFLNQWASAFAMSETNKRGVRHSIQFFDHQGDALHKVYTTDETDLPAWMALVERHLNAENPTLELQPADATVSNASPDADKIDQEWRAMTDVHQFFQLLSRNKLTRQQAFSAVGNDLAYRVDNSALSQLLNAAMGLQNEIMIFVGNRGCVQIFTGQIERLMPQEGWINVFNRRFTLHLIEDAIAESWITRKPTKDGFVTSLELFAADGTQIAQLYGQRTEGQPEQTQWREQVAALEPKDVAA
- the cdgR gene encoding Cyclic di-GMP regulator CdgR, with protein sequence MKIQLEADFISSYVFQPVYSMEGRLLAVEILNRFNSLDGDLAMPADIGINLLSTEQRIELFNEQLSLAEQNAAWFVENDVLLTLDVEEILVDLILADDQLCERIRQWSFIAFEISEGFPNLSAGKNNEKIRRLSEKFSLWLDDFGSGQATLTALYDGLFDYVKIDKRFYWQLFTHQGYDVVIDSLLKNINLLCKGVIVEGIEREEYFNKLRHAGVFGLQGFLWPSVGVDNLAALRVTPDEFKNNN
- the yfhA gene encoding Probable siderophore transport system permease protein yfhA, which gives rise to MRCRTSPRLAMTSLLVLLALLALGAANMGALTLSFRTLWQQPFSDTSWHIWLNIRLPRVLLAVVIGCALAVSGAVMQGLFRNPLADPSLLGISSGGALFVALIIVMPLALPPVIALYGHMLAAFLGSMLVSLLIYGISRSGHGSLSRLLLAGIAINALCMAAIGVLSYLSNDQQLRQFSLWMMGSLSQSQWPTLAVSASLILPTILLTLLQARRLNLLQLGDEEAHYLGVNVQRAKLQLLLLSALLIGAAVAMSGVIGFIGLVVPHLVRMRLGGDHRWLLPCSALGGACLLLVSDTLARTLVAPAEMPVGLMTSLIGGPYFLWLVMRQRERVGG
- a CDS encoding Hemin uptake protein, with translation MTMDNHHHNTPAQAAHTAESGLATPPCYDSAQLLDADGVAIIIHQGQRYQLRQTKAGKLILTK